The following coding sequences lie in one Phaenicophaeus curvirostris isolate KB17595 chromosome 5, BPBGC_Pcur_1.0, whole genome shotgun sequence genomic window:
- the LOC138721632 gene encoding dual specificity protein kinase CLK1-like isoform X2, whose protein sequence is MLEWFEYHGHICIVLELLGLSTYDFLRDNNFSPFSLDDIRHMAYQICTSVNLLHRNKLTHTDLKSDNIVFVKSDYVEKYNPRLERMERRLRKPDVRLVDFGCATYDRDHHEPTVTARAYRAPEVILGLGWSQPCDVWSVGCTLLEYYLGDIVFQVGNSEPQKRAACVTLPNLMNIGYGEVGTERNGLHKEVSCISL, encoded by the exons AtgctggaatggtttgagtaCCATGGACACATCTGCATTGTTTTAGAGCTCCTGGGGCTCAGCACCTATGACTTTCTGAGAGACAACAACTTCTCGCCATTTAGCCTGGACGACATTCGACACATGGCCTATCAGATCTGCACCTCTGTCAACC TTTTGCATAGGAATAAGCTGACACATACAGATCTGAAGTCAGACAATATTGTCTTTGTGAAGTCTGACTACGTAGAAAAGTACAACCCCAGACTG GAACGCATGGAACGCAGACTAAGAAAACCAGACGTAAGACTTGTGGACTTTGGGTGCGCCACATATGATCGTGACCACCATGAGCCTACAGTGACTGCGAGAGCTTACAGAGCTCCCGAAGTGATCCTAG GGCTCGGATGGTCACAGCCGTGCGACGTTTGGAGCGTAGGATGTACTCTCCTGGAATACTACCTTGGAGACATAGTATTTCAGGTAGGGAACTCTGAACCCCAAAAGCGTGCAGCATGCGTAACACTCCCCAACTTGATGAACATAGGCTACGGAGAGGTGGGGACTGAGAGGAATGGCCTGCACAAGGAAGTAAGCTGCATTTCTCTGTAA
- the LOC138720688 gene encoding dual specificity protein kinase CLK4-like, producing the protein MLEWFEYHGHVCIVLELLGLNTYDFLRDNNFSPFSLDDIRHMAYQICTSVNLLHRNKLTHTDLKPDNIVFVKSDYVEKYNRRLERMERRLRKPDVRLVDFGCATYDHDHHEPTVTARAYRAPEVILGLGWSQPCDVWSVGCTLLEYYLGDIVFQVGNSEPQKRAACITLPNLMNVGYGEVGTERNGLHKEVSCISL; encoded by the exons AtgctggaatggtttgagtaCCATGGACACGTCTGCATTGTTTTAGAGCTCCTGGGGCTCAACACCTATGACTTTCTGAGAGACAACAACTTCTCGCCATTTAGCCTGGACGACATTCGACACATGGCCTATCAGATCTGCACCTCTGTCAACC TTTTGCATAGGAATAAGCTGACACATACAGATCTGAAGCCAGACAATATTGTCTTTGTGAAGTCTGACTACGTAGAAAAGTACAACCGCAGACTG GAACGCATGGAACGCAGACTAAGAAAACCAGACGTAAGACTTGTGGACTTTGGGTGCGCCACATATGATCATGACCACCATGAGCCTACAGTGACTGCGAGAGCTTACAGAGCTCCCGAAGTGATCCTAG GGCTTGGATGGTCACAGCCGTGCGACGTTTGGAGCGTAGGATGTACTCTCCTGGAATACTACCTTGGAGACATAGTATTTCAGGTAGGGAACTCTGAACCCCAAAAGCGTGCAGCATGCATAACACTCCCCAACTTGATGAACGTAGGCTACGGAGAGGTGGGGACTGAGAGGAATGGCCTGCACAAGGAAGTAAGCTGCATTTCTCTGTAA
- the LOC138721632 gene encoding dual specificity protein kinase CLK1-like isoform X1 gives MHVFSCFCSHCVQMLEWFEYHGHICIVLELLGLSTYDFLRDNNFSPFSLDDIRHMAYQICTSVNLLHRNKLTHTDLKSDNIVFVKSDYVEKYNPRLERMERRLRKPDVRLVDFGCATYDRDHHEPTVTARAYRAPEVILGLGWSQPCDVWSVGCTLLEYYLGDIVFQVGNSEPQKRAACVTLPNLMNIGYGEVGTERNGLHKEVSCISL, from the exons ATGCatgtgttttcctgcttttgcagtCACTGTGTGCAGAtgctggaatggtttgagtaCCATGGACACATCTGCATTGTTTTAGAGCTCCTGGGGCTCAGCACCTATGACTTTCTGAGAGACAACAACTTCTCGCCATTTAGCCTGGACGACATTCGACACATGGCCTATCAGATCTGCACCTCTGTCAACC TTTTGCATAGGAATAAGCTGACACATACAGATCTGAAGTCAGACAATATTGTCTTTGTGAAGTCTGACTACGTAGAAAAGTACAACCCCAGACTG GAACGCATGGAACGCAGACTAAGAAAACCAGACGTAAGACTTGTGGACTTTGGGTGCGCCACATATGATCGTGACCACCATGAGCCTACAGTGACTGCGAGAGCTTACAGAGCTCCCGAAGTGATCCTAG GGCTCGGATGGTCACAGCCGTGCGACGTTTGGAGCGTAGGATGTACTCTCCTGGAATACTACCTTGGAGACATAGTATTTCAGGTAGGGAACTCTGAACCCCAAAAGCGTGCAGCATGCGTAACACTCCCCAACTTGATGAACATAGGCTACGGAGAGGTGGGGACTGAGAGGAATGGCCTGCACAAGGAAGTAAGCTGCATTTCTCTGTAA